The nucleotide window AGCCATGTGCTTAATCCTAAAGATTCTGTACATAAGGGCTTAGGAATAACAGTTGCATATACTTATTGctttaaaattgtatgttgCAAGGCTCAAAATTTGGGAACTTTGTTTATGCTTTAATTGAGGTAGGCCTAAATGCATGAACAACTTCTGAATTGGCAATACACCATAACAGAAGAAAATACTCTGTACAGTGTGGTTCACCTTGTTAATGTTATCTTGTATATTATCTTCAGGTAAGAGCAGTCGGAAGGGTAAAAGGGTAGTACTCATCTCGGTTCTGTCCGCAGTTTCTTTGCttattgttttgggtttttcttgcTGGTATATAATTCTGAAGAAGAGACGAAAGAAAAGAGGTAAGCATGCATATGCACCTTGCTAATATATTTGTGGAAACCTGTATATATGCTTGAGGAAATCTTATGCATTGACTAAGACAGTCtttgaaatatatatctaTGTTTGCTTTTGCATTCTGAATTAAGTTTGCAAGAAgagttaatataaaataaaatatatacaattaCATTGCATTAACGTCATTGCCTTTGCccatattttcctttcctcaTTGTTTCTTTCAATTTACAGCATCAAGAGACAGTAAGGAGGACTTGGAGTTGCCACTGTTTGATTTTGATACAATTGCAACCGCCACCAATAACTTCTCCCACACAAACAAACTAGGAGAGGGAGGTTTCGGTCCAGTTTACAAGGTAACAAAGCGATAGTTGACGTTAGTGTGCATGAACTTATGAGCTAACAtatttatacttaattttcaGGCCAACCTAACCCGAGAAGAATTCATAGCTGTAAAGAGACTCTCAAAAGATTCTGGGCAAGGTattgaagagttcaagaatgAAGTTACAATGATAGCAAAACTTCAACACTGGAATCTTGTTAAACTTTTGGGCTGTTGCATCCAAGGAGAAGAAAGGATGCTTATCTATGAGTACATGCCCAACAAAAGCTTAGACTGCTTTATCTTCGGTCTGATTTTTATCCTTCATCTTAATTTCTACTTTCTAGTGCAATGTATACTATTAAAAAGCATCTTGTGCAGCTCTGTTTATGTTACAGAGTAGGAAATCTGAACCAAAATTGTTTCAAGTGCAGATCAAAGTAAAAAGGCATTGCTTGATTGGCGAAAGCGATTTGACATCATCATGGGAATCGCACGAGGACTTCTCTACCTCCATGAAGACTCCAGATTAAGAATCATTCACAGGGACCTGAAGAGCAGCAACATCTTACTTGATGATGAGCTGAACCCCAAAATATCTGACTTTGGCATAGCTAGGATTTTTGGACGCAATCAAActgaagcaaaaacaaaacgagTCATTGGGACATAGTGAGTTCTAGCAGCATTTATTATGAATGTCTTCATTTCCAATTATGAACAAGTACTTAAGTTTGGTTGTTTTCGTGTAGCGGATATATGTCTCCTGAGTATGCAATTGATGGGaagttttcaatgaaatccgATGTCTTCAGTTTTGGAGTGCTTTTGTTAGAGATTGTAAGTGGCAGAAAGAACAGGGGGTTTCATCATCCAGATCACCATCACACTCTTCTGGGACATGTACGTGTTGCATTATATATGGTTTTATGTGCCTACTAATATTGTACCTCTAGTTTTCCATGTGTTTGACTAAAGGCATATAACTTTGCACTTGTTCCAGGCATGGCTACTgtggaacaaaaacaaaggttTGGAACTAATGGATTCATGTTTGGATAACTCATATGTGAAGTTTGATGTGCTAAGATGCATTCAAATTGGTCTATTATGTGTTCAAAAGCTATCCTTGGAAAGACCAGCAATGTCATCCGTGGTGTTCATGTTAGGCAACGAGGGAGCAATATTGCCTCAACCAAAGGAGCCTGGTTTCTTCACAGAAAGAAGTTCCACGGGTACGGATAACCTAATCAGCAACGGAACGATTACTATTTCGACGGTGGTGGCTAGATAGTTCACACATACATTTTGACATGGCTGTTTGTCAGTCAAACTTATTGGTTGAGGAGAGTTTCAATTTCGTAGACCAAGTTTGACAAAGCCTTGCATATAATTATGAAAGAGATGAATAAGTCAacgaaaatatattataagttaggaaaaaattctagaaacaaataattaatagTTATATCTTTGTGACAAGTTGATTGATAGAAACaactataattattttttggctTGTAAATTAGAAACACAAACATCTGCCTCCAAAGTCGCTGGGCCACATTCTAGAAATatgtttttggtcaaaaagCACACATTCTTGAAATTTTCCtttactttcttttgcataCGATTATGGTTCTTAAAGAATTGATTAAAAGTGGATTAGCATTAGGGATACTTTAAGGtcccaaaatcattatcatcataaCAACTTTCACACAAATGCAATTCGAAGTCGCTCAAAGCGGCTCTTATTTGAGACTCGCCGTTTTATGGAGTTCCATATAGAAGTCTGGTACTTTCAGAGACAAAATGAATGACACTATTTGGTCTTCCACCTCTTCCCAAGTAGCAGAAGATCCTCTTTTGCAGTTTTTGGAGACTGGAAATCTTCTTGTTAGAGACATGGCAGAAACAGCTTCAGAAAGCTACATATGCCAAAGTTTTAACTTCCCATCAAGTACTCTGTTACATGAAGTTGGGGTGGAACTTCAGAACTGGCACCAACCAATTGTGAAGGATGAGTGGTCTTTTATAGGCATCTAAGAACATGTAATCTTCACCACATTAAACCATAAAATTAAGGCATTCAATATAGAAATAATAcctgaaaattaaatatatataatcctataataaataaaataaaacaaccaaaataattaaataactcaaaaacagttaaaattttaaaacttatttaaaattccaacagaaCGAAATACTTTTTCATATGGACTAGGACAAATGTtggaaattttctttgtatgacacactacACATCATGCAAACGTTGCCTTAATAAAGCAGGCCTAGAAATTCGCAAGCGTTGCCATTTCAACCGAGCAGCTATGATTTGGATAGCAAGTTGCATCCTTAAATACTCAGATGCAGAATTCTATAGTAAAAGTGACACGaataaatttaagaaaacatgatcatatatatatatatctctctctctgttaaATTGCTATGCACATAATGTCCTAAATgtcctatatatataaggaATATGTCGGCAGTGACTTCCTTCCTATTGGATGGTGTTTGGCGGTTTACAAATACTTACCATCCAAGTTATATTCATGTGGTGGTCTAGCTTTGCAGATAAGGTAGTTCCCAATTCCTCCAATCCTAAACAACCTTTCTTGGTGAATTGACAGAGCTAGTATATATCTATGCTTACTAagcatttgtttttctttgacaCATACTATACTAACAATGACTAAGCATATTCATAATAGCAATGACTACACGTAGCTACACTAACAATAACTAAGCATAtccatatataataaaatataatatttatgtaatacacacatatataatataatataatatataaattaaataacaaaatattaaatcTTCAaactatataattttataaatacgGGATTTCAAAGAACGGTAGTTTGATTTGCCACTAGTGGAACAAGCCCCCCTGTATAGCTTTGGCGCATGGGTTAATTCACTTGGTGCCTTTGCAGACGTATGTACATTTTGATGAAATCTTTGTTATGGGTCGGGTGTCCTGAGTAGTTCATTGGCATGGTGTGCACAACCAAGGGCTTTGATTCTGCACAAGAGCATGGACTTCGATAGCCATGTGAGATTTTATTGCTCCGGTGGATGATGACTTGCcataagaaattcaatcaaGTTGAGTTTGTGGTGCTGAACAATATGATGCCGATCCCATGGCTCATTGGCCACTGTATGGGTATTCTTATTGAATTGCCGAATGGCAATTGACCGGTGTTGAACAACACCCAAGCCACAAACTCACAGAAATGGACCATGTGGGCTACCTTTTGGATTCCTTGATCCGGATGGTGGTCCACTCCTTCCAATATAAAAATGTAGCAAATGATGAATATGCCATTTATTTGTTGGAGGTGGGTCACGTGGTCCCTGGGCTGAAATGGTGGCTTCCCTTCTCGGCCGTGCAAATCATGTAAAATAATATTCTTGGTGAATTGGAATATTTGGCAGTCCCCAAATTGAGACTCTTCAAAGGGACCGAATGGTGTGTTGATTCAGCAAATGCACACGTCTTCGGCATATTGGCGCCTTGATATTTCATGGTGGCTTCGGCAGGTATGGTGCTAAACGATAAGCTTAAAAGGTGATGATTGGAAAGGTGCCGAAGGGCACTGAAGGAAGAGAGAACGACGAAGGCTTTTTGTGTCGATTCTCACAAATGGCGTCAAATtgttgatgctctttttgAGAGAGTCAACTTAGATAGAGGTTGAATGGTGAATGATGGGTGAAGGCAATACTTATACTTGAACCCATCAACTATATGAAAAGTTATGataaaaaggttttaaaatttaatttcttttttatacacCTATACAAAAAGCGGGAGATTTTGAAAAAGgccaaagaagagagaaattttttaaaagaagccaaaattgataaaattgcccttatttatttttggatttcctaaggaatcctttacatttgcatgtctttggtttgaaagttgagaggtttttatgtcttttttgaaaaaactttggctttttctaaaagtgaaagtttttttttttgtggctaaaacctaaatttactatttttttttaataacaaattgatcttattgtaaatttaaaattattggaCTAACTAGACTCAATCAAAAGAAAGGACTACTTATACTTGAACCCATCAACTATATGAAAAGTTATGataaaaaggttttaaaatttaatttcttttttatacacCTATACAAAAAGCGGGAGATTTTGAAAAaggccaaaggagagagaaattttttaaaagaagccaaaattgataaaattgcccttatttatttttgaatttcctaaggaatcctttacatttgcatgtctttggtttgaaagttgagaggtttttatgtcttttttgaaaaaactttggctttttctaaaagtgaaagtttttttttttgtggctaaaacctaaatttactatttttttttaataacaaattgatcttattgtaaatttaaaattattggaCTAACTAGACTCAATCAAAAGAAAGGACTACTTATACTTGAACCCATCAACTATATGAAAAGTTATGataaaaaggttttaaaatttaatttcttttttatacacCTATACAAAAAGCACGGCCCTTTCTTGAAAGAATTGGACAAAACGTGAAGTATTATATAACTAGTACTACATAAGAGATATCGTCTTGTTATGTTACAATATCTACACTActactataaataaattaattaaagtgcACTAATAAAAAGATCAAACACTATTTCCTTCTTGATTCTTTTAGCTTTCTTTGTTCAAGTGATTGGATCTTATGCACCTCTCGTCTTGGGGTATAAATGTTTTAATGAGGTAGAATTTCTACCTGGTGAGCAGTATGAGGTTAACTTGAATACGTTACTGACAAAAATATTGTCTACAGAAATTTCTGATTCGGGTTACCAAAGTGAAGTCATCAATGACACATCTGAATCTATAATTGTAAAAAATACTTTTATATTTGGGCTTGTGCAATGTTGAAGAAGTTTTCTAAATGACAAGAGTGTTACATCATGCGAAAGTTGTCTCAGTAGAGCAAACCAACAAATTCGTATGCCTTGCACTCTCAATCGAGGAGCTATAATTTGGATGTTCGAATGCTTTTTAAAATACTCAGATACGAATTTTATTGGTGTAATTGACACGAATAACGGGATTTATTTGATGAGTTCAAAATTCGGTGGTGATCTCACGTTGATTCAACTTAAAGTTTATCAATTGTTAACTTGATTAAGTTCTAAAGTTCTTCTTAGATTGTTGCATGCTCATGGGTCGATAAAACTagtaaataaattttcaatttatggtttggttgaaTGTACTTGGgatgtttcataaaaattgtAACAACGTGCATTGATACTGCAATAAGCGAACTTCCAAAAAATAGCTTTAAAAGAAAGAACGGACGTGTTATTTATACAAGTTGTTACATCAGATTTTCTTTTGACCAATTTAACAAGTTCCTCATTGTTTCAAAGAATGGACTCTTTGAAAGTGTCATTCTTAAGCCCATTGGTGCAAATGGGACAAAATGGCTCATATCACAAtgatagaaattaataaataaaaaaataattcactCTCCTTCCCATGATTCGTTTATGCAAtgatcaaaattaatatatgtttAACCTTTTTTCAATAATTCTCCCATTTATTgcaattatcatttttttttttctagcaaTTTGTAAAGGtgcatttttatttgtaatggGTGTTATTTGGTCATGTAGAGCTAGAATGGACTATCATGGTGTTGAGGCCAAAAAATTCATGAGAATTCTAAGGGCATTTAAAGTccaatataaaatatgaagggaTGAATTGGTCATGTGctaatttcaattatattttgggaattaattcaataaaataaatatgtacGTAAGCTTTTACACAAATTCTAATAGTATCCATGTCATGCCAAGCGATGAAACCCATGCCAAACCTATTCCATTAGATTCGATATCTAACTAAGCTTCGTCACCACCAAGAATGCTTCAGTGTCACAAAAGCCCAAGCTATTGCAACACATGCTAAATAACTCCATGCAAAGCTAATACATTTTTCATACACCAAATCACCTACCAAGCTCACATGAACCCAAGTCATATATAGTTCACGGGGCTTGCATGAGGGGTCATGGTGTGCAAGGTTACGGAGGTCCACAAGACCCAAGAAACCTATTGGATAATTGAGActttgggctgcttgggagcaccaaagtcCAAGCCCATTATTAGGAGTTGTCCCATATAGGTAAGCAAATGAGATACTTTCCCATGCATCCCTATTATCCTGGAAACAAGCCAATTCTACAGCTCCCTATTGCTCGCTCGAAACAAGCCGTTTCCAACACTTCTTTTTACTCgcaagaaataaattattttcgGAGCTTCCTTTTATCCATTGGAAATAATCAGTTTCTGATGCCTAGTTTTACCTGCTGAAAATAAGCATGTCTCAATGCTCCATTTTACTCGTTGAAAATAGGTTGGTTCCAACACTTCCTTTTACATATTGAAAATCACAAAGAGCCCTCACCTTCTATAAATTGGGAGTCATGGCCCATGCAAAGACAACCATTCTTTTGGTTGTTGCAAGCATCCGAGCAACCATTAGAACCCCATCTTTGGATGTTGCAAGCATCTGAGCATCCATCACAGCTCTTTCTCATACTTTCCCATCCTTGAAATCCTTTATCTTCCCTATAAAGCTTCACCTCAAGCATAAGCCCAAACTATTCCTTCATCCTCCCACCTCTAGAAATCATAAATTTCTCTAGAAACATAGCCACAAACACCATAACCTTCATGTCTTGGCTCTCTCTTTATCACttacggctccggccacccggttatCTCGTACTGTAGAGAAAACTATGATCTTCTCTGTTATTTTTGTATCTTCCTAAAGATCATTTAACTTACTTAGACATAAAAAGggctttggccaacaccccccgggtgtggtctatttactccaacaTTTTTCATAGAGATCGAgggagaagaaggagaaggaagTTCGAGGGTCAAAGAGTCTACGTGCGAATATTCCCCGTGCAAAATTTTGCTCAAATAAATTTtgactaaaaacaaaatatgataaatgaaatttccattttccatTCTTAGATAATAAAACATAGAAAATAATTCCACAACAAATTATTTCTGTTTGAACATTACCAAACATATGAGAAaagaattttctatttttctcgaagaaaaaagacatataaaataatttcacATTAAATCTTTTCTGCAAACCAAATAAGTCAAAGAATAATGCTGACCTGACCCTAATTATTGACAATTGATCTTTGGCTTTTGGAGAGTCGCCTCGCTGACAAGAGCCTAGTCGGTTGTCACAAACTTCTAGCAAACTTCCACACCACAAATAGCAACGGTATTACGTGAGAAAGAGAATGGAAGTTGTCCCAAATGGAAAATGCCTCCGGTCTTAAAATCCCATCTCTTTCCTTccataaaagaaaggaagaaaatgcaAGGACACCTTCCGAGTAAATGACATTATTTACCCCTCAGCATCTTTCTCTTGACCAAGCATTCTCCAACTCCAAGGCCATCACGCGGTCACACACACTCACTACCCACGCTTATAATAATCCTTTCTTTTAAACATCCTTTGACGATTATACCCCTCACGACCTTCTCAGAAACCCAATGGCAGCTTCAGCAAGACAGACCGAGTGACTTCCCCCTTATCTGTCCCTGAGTTGTCTTCCATGGCCTCTCTTTCTTGGAAAACCCAACTCCCCTCTTCCCTTCCTTCCTTTATATACTCTTCCACATCTCTATTTCCCCAACCAACAAACATACCTTCTCtacctcactctctctctctctctccttcttctcAATTTACAGATTGTCAATGGCTTCTCAGCAGAACCCACAATCCAATTTCCAAGATTTGCTGCCCACCATGGCAGACAAGCTTGGTGGGGATGGTTTAATCGGAGAGCTCTGTAATGGGTTCAATTTGTTAATGGATTCTAACAAGGGGGTCATCACCTTTGAGAGCCTCAAGCGGAACTCTGCTCTGCTGGGCTTGCAGGATCTGAGCGATGATGATCTACGGTCCATGTTGGAGGAAGGCGATTTCGACGGTGATGGGGCTCTTAATCAGATGGAGTTCTGTGTTTTGATGTTTAGACTGAGCCCTGAGCTTATGGATGAGTCTCGGTTGTGGCTTGAGCAAGCTCTTCAACAGGAGTTGAAGCATTGttattgatttttgtttttctctctttcttaaACTGATTTTATGTTCTGGgctttttgtattttcctttttgatgaTCATTATTGTTCCAATTGAattggtgaaaaaaaaaaacatagacaGAAATGAAATTGACATTTGACACGCACAATTCCCCTTTGTTTCTCGTATTAATTTCCCTCCTGTATCTTTCTTTAGACTGAAGTCTCAAATTAGacccataaaaaataaaataaaaagactgaATAAATTGAATGTATATACCAAACCAGAGGAGCAACACTTACTATTTTGCTATCTTTGTCAATTAaggattataatttttttacatgACAATTTCAGATTTGTCAATTAaggattataatttttttacataaCAATTTCAGATTGATCAAAAATAGCGTAACAGCAAAATAATGATATCTCCATTTCATACAAGTTTTCCGAGTATAGAGAGTTTCCTTCCTAGAAATGGTGGGAGACCTTGTCAGCTCTTTGAATGTATAGATTTCTCAAGAAAAAGTAAGTGGAGACCTGTCACCTTAAGGAAGGTTCTGGAAGCCATAACttcttgtgtgtgtgtgtgtttattttttaattttttggctgCAATTATAACGAAAGAGAAGTAAGAATAAAAACTtggattcttttttgtttttgttatgggTTGGGTCTCTATTTCAAGTGTCGGTGGCATGATGCTAAGCCAGCCCAAGTTCTTTTAAATTGGACTTGGTCATACTTCAAGCTGACCATGAAATAATTGTGTAGAGTGGCCGGGCCTGGTTCGTGGGACCATCCTCTGCTCTCTTAAAGGGGTTAAATGGATCGTGTTGGGCCATCTCGGTCTATTTAGAGTctgtttatttaataaatagacCTGGTTGAATTCGTTCATTTAGGAAAATCATCAATCTCAGTCTGAATTCACGATCCAAGTTCATATAGGGTCATACTCGTGTCGGGCCACTAAACGGACCAATATGGGCCCAAACCAAATTTGACTTACGTAttacattttattattatttttttactactTCATTTAAATCTcttttataattatgtatatactaataatatttattatttgctaagaaaaagaagttaataattttattgaaagtacatttaaatagaaaatggctagattattatttgagttttaaaattgaaacttgaaaaacaaaatcattatgttatatataaagaaaacattaaattttaatatatattcttaaaaaaaatagactcgaatttaagatataaatataataatattatgtattatttttctctaaaacaagtataatttaataaataagcTTTAAATAGGTTGGTTTGTTGAATTTCGGACCAATATGGGCTGACTCAGCTCATTGAACCTAATTATCTCGTTCCGACACAACCTAAAAATAGAAATCGTGCCTGTGTAGTGTTAGGCCAACTCAGTCAGTTTGACACCTCTAATCTCTCCCTCCATCTCTTTGAACTACTGCTGACCAGCTTGGATAGGCGATACggattgttttctttttggtttataGAAACATTGAAGGTTGGGTGGTAGAGGTAAGCTAGCACAAGGGGAGGGATATAGTACAAAGCTAGAGGTGCAGTTTGCCGACATAGTTGAATGTCTAAACCACCTTGTTGGCACTGATCTTGTTGTAAAAGAGTTGATTATTATGATGACATCctcttttctttgtctttctcCTCGTGACATATAATTTTGAATGTAGAAATTATTAACGAAGTTTTTGTTCTTGAGAAGAACAAGTTAGTGATGGGATATAACacattaattactattttgcTTTTTGGTGAAAGGACAAAGTTAATAATTGGATAAAGATGTTTTTTAGTGAAATAATTGGATAAATATCTATGCTGTCTCCTTGTTTGGACCTGCATGTCTGTCACAAAACCCAGGCACACAAGCATACTGCAAGAcgtctcttttttttaaaaaaataaaaataaaaatataaaaaatcatcattaTTGCAcggtaaaataaaaataaaatagcatTTGAGGATGGGTCCGCGCGAAATGCACACATTttggtatgtttttttttttttgagtttgtttataaaaattaagtgGTATaagatttatttatattattaatattaaaaatgagtatataattaaatatctcTTTCGTATATGATTAAATATCTCTTTCGTAATCAATGTGTTTCAACTTGTAACTAGCTACAAATTAATGCATCTATAATCTATTATATCTCATCACTAACTTGTCcctttcaacaacaaaaaatggttacaataataataattcctgCATGCAAAGAGCATGATCAAGAggagagagacaaagagaaaagaacataaaacaTGTTATATGAAAGTTTTATTTCTGTAAGAATGTGTAAAGCATGTTATATATGGAAGGTTTACTATGTAGAAAGAAT belongs to Prunus persica cultivar Lovell chromosome G4, Prunus_persica_NCBIv2, whole genome shotgun sequence and includes:
- the LOC18779846 gene encoding G-type lectin S-receptor-like serine/threonine-protein kinase SD1-1 isoform X2; this translates as MERSSINRLKLSESGIQRLVVNKGSTTWAVMYTLQYNQCDNYGVCGANSICKINKSPVCECLHGFVPESWNEWGVLNWTSGCRRGTPLNCQKGEDFLRIRNVKLPDQLDFRVILSTSIDECKAECLRNCSCVAYTKSDIGKGDSGCLMWSGALIDMREFDEDDREQDIYIRMPFSELGKSSRKGKRVVLISVLSAVSLLIVLGFSCWYIILKKRRKKRASRDSKEDLELPLFDFDTIATATNNFSHTNKLGEGGFGPVYKANLTREEFIAVKRLSKDSGQGIEEFKNEVTMIAKLQHWNLVKLLGCCIQGEERMLIYEYMPNKSLDCFIFDQSKKALLDWRKRFDIIMGIARGLLYLHEDSRLRIIHRDLKSSNILLDDELNPKISDFGIARIFGRNQTEAKTKRVIGTYGYMSPEYAIDGKFSMKSDVFSFGVLLLEIVSGRKNRGFHHPDHHHTLLGHAWLLWNKNKGLELMDSCLDNSYVKFDVLRCIQIGLLCVQKLSLERPAMSSVVFMLGNEGAILPQPKEPGFFTERSSTGTDNLISNGTITISTVVAR
- the LOC18780021 gene encoding calcium-binding protein PBP1 codes for the protein MASQQNPQSNFQDLLPTMADKLGGDGLIGELCNGFNLLMDSNKGVITFESLKRNSALLGLQDLSDDDLRSMLEEGDFDGDGALNQMEFCVLMFRLSPELMDESRLWLEQALQQELKHCY